Proteins encoded together in one Heterodontus francisci isolate sHetFra1 unplaced genomic scaffold, sHetFra1.hap1 HAP1_SCAFFOLD_329, whole genome shotgun sequence window:
- the LOC137359794 gene encoding deleted in malignant brain tumors 1 protein-like yields MMQTFLTLSLLQLLNCRPGNSKADPSETVKLRLVNGGSRCTGRVEIHYRGQWGTVYGNDWDLQDAAVVCRELDCGTAVSAPGRAHFGEGSGPVVTVNVKCGGTEASLRDCKSAQWGHYTWSHFYDAGVICSGKPELRLVGGMDRCSGRVEVLHGHQWGTLCDLYFDMEDAKVVCEHLQCGAVNSIPGGARFGKGTGAVWKENYRCMGNETRLWDCPVSSWEQFSFSHENDAGVICTDENWSLRLTNGGSWCDGRVEIYYTGSWRRLQDRLWTLNDANVVCTQLGCGEATAAYNYSKDGKSEGPIWVNDVQCGGNELQLQNCSLFTLNSSLTDSMDVGVLCSDHVQVRLSDGGSPCTGRVEIYYNGIWGSVCDDSWDLADADVVCKQLGCGKALDLALPASCERGSGPVWLDELKCFGNESFLWECPSASWGNHDCSHKEDVRILLLTISPNCCHLKF; encoded by the exons gcagacctgggaacagtaaggctgacccgtcag agacggtgaagctgagactggtgaatgggggcagtcggtgcactgggagagtggagattcactaccgggggcagtgggggactgtgtatggcAATGATTGGGACCTGcaggacgccgctgttgtgtgtcgggagctggacTGCGGGACCGCAGTCTCTGCACCGGgccgggctcactttggggaagggtccggacccgttgtgacggTGAATGTAAAGTGCGGCGGGACCGAAGCCTCTCTGCGGGACTGTAAGTCAGCTCAATGGGGTCACTATACCTGGTCACACTTctatgatgccggcgtcatctgctcag GAAAACCTGAACTTCGATTGGTTGGTGGGATGGACAGATGCTCCGGTCGGGTGGAGGTGCTGCATGGCcaccagtgggggacgctgtgtgacctttactttgatatggaagacgccaaagtggtctgtgagcacttacagtgtggggcagtaaactcaatcccgggaggagcccgctttggaaagggtactggtgcagtgtggaaggaaaattacaggtgtatggggaacgagacgcgattgtgggattgtcctgtttcatcctgggaacagtttagcttctcCCATGAAAACGATGCaggtgtcatctgtacgg atgaaaattggtcactaaggctgactaacgggggaagctggtgtgatgggcgagtggagatttactacaccggcagctggaggagattgcaggacagactctggaccctgaatgatgccaacgtggtctgtacacagctgggctgcggtgaagcgacagccgcttataactattcaaaggacggaaagagtgaaggacccatctgggtgaatgatgtccaatgtggaggaaatgaattgcagctccagaactgcagtttgttcacattgaattcgtctctcactgacagtatggatgttggggtcctgtgttcag accacgtgcaggtaaggctgtctgacggtggaagcccatgtactggccgagtggagatttattacaatgggatatggggttcagtctgtgatgattcctgggatctggcggacgctgacgtggtttgcaaacagctgggttgtggaaaggccttGGACCTGGCACTTCCGGCATCTTGTGAacgaggctcagggccagtttggttggatgaactgaagtgtttcggtaacgaatcatttctctgggaatgtccctcagcatcgtggggtaaccacgactgttctcataaagaagatgtgaggatcttgt tgttaactatatccccaaattgctgtcatctgaaATTTTGA